A DNA window from Camelina sativa cultivar DH55 chromosome 17, Cs, whole genome shotgun sequence contains the following coding sequences:
- the LOC104757226 gene encoding nudix hydrolase 15, mitochondrial produces MFMLCRRLPSLARTATTTTTFLCKSMEPTVTATATSSFGVGSSRLAALAQQLRGYKPPPSSSFDEAEELQTDQETAGKVVSQVGFQESMIAPVSKDPERFRPKRAAVLICIFEGDDGDLRVILTKRSSRLSTHSGEVSLPGGKADEGDKDDGMTATREAEEEIGLDPSLVDVVTSLEPFLSKHLLRVIPVIGILRDKTKFNPIPNPAEVEAVFDAPLEMFLKDENRRSEEREWMGEKYLIHYFDYRTGDKDYMIWGLTAGILIRAASVTYQRPPAFIEQSPKFKYPKLVEKHTCMPK; encoded by the exons ATGTTTATGCTTTGCCGTAGGCTTCCCTCACTTGCACgcacagcaacaacaacaacaacctttCTCTGCAAATCTATGGAGCCTACGGTGACGGCGACGGCGACTTCCTCTTTCGGTGTTGGGTCTTCTCGACTCGCCGCTTTGGCTCAGCAACTCCGCGGATACAAGCCGCCTCCTTCTTCATCGTTTGATGAGGCCGAGGAGTTGCAGACAGATCAGGAGACCGCAGGGAAAGTGGTTTCTCAAGTTGGGTTTCAGGAATCTATGATTGCTCCGGTTTCGAAAGACCCTGAGAGGTTTAGACCCAAGAGAGCCGCTGTGTTGATCTGTATCTTCGAAGGAGACGATGGTGATTTGCGTGTTATCCTCACTAAGAGATCTTCCAGATTGTCTACTCACTCAG GAGAGGTTTCACTGCCAGGTGGTAAAGCGGATGAGGGTGATAAAGATGATGGGATGACTGCAACCAGAGAGGCCGAGGAAGAGATTGGATTGGACCCTTCCCTTGTTGATGTTGTCACTTCTCTCGAACCATTTCTCTCTAAG CATCTCCTTAGAGTAATTCCTGTGATAGGTATCTTAAgggacaaaacaaaattcaatccGATACCAAATCCTGCCGAAGTGGAAGCTGTTTTTGATGCACCATTGGAAATGTTTCTTAAG GATGAGAACCGAAGATctgaagagagagagtggaTGGGCGAAAAGTATTTGATCCACTACTTTGACTACAGAACAGGAGATAAGGATTATATGATATGGGGTTTAACTGCTGGGATTTTGATCAGAGCTGCATCTGTGACTTATCAGCGACCACCTGCTTTTATCGAACAGAGCCCAAAGTTTAAGTATCCTAAATTGGTAGAAAAGCATACTTGTATGCCtaaatga
- the LOC104757225 gene encoding uncharacterized protein LOC104757225, producing the protein MAASSSFLHRICFLLLLTVSLLSSDAAEIKTIGPGEPTLDVSLTPCERIQVSGYPRTKLGKYANSIRVNLLPIPEKLHSKIQVCVHRNATVRMCHCEKPNWKNLPKGIWSSSVMSPYGKQYIDVRFTGSGYESSGGSKVTINVTEDFQKWRIFCLVAGLVVILLAPVVSSWLPFYYTSSMAVGVFLVVLIIIFQVMRLLPAGRKNVMYLALYGSVVGAGSFILHQFSMMVNVILVNFGLSEDMYNPVAIIVLVGIVITGAAFGFWTVRRFVVSKNGGGVDASVAQFVKWAMRSVAATFILQSSLDIPLAMGAFVSACLIGVVVSKAKRTVVQSLWLSSTDAGDERRPIHGRAEFLSRPGGGLWKSGKSVPSSSGSPSYGMMISPSSVNRRTPIRDQEYYSTYHRTPNRKKMSKREYDELTQETTREAMAGLAASPGFSDWLVEHADRIKLLPTDSYDDELDSESESTGEQSWTGLFW; encoded by the coding sequence AtggctgcttcttcttcctttcttcatcGAATctgctttctccttcttcttacCGTCTCTCTCCTATCGTCAGACGCGGCGGAGATCAAAACTATTGGTCCCGGCGAGCCAACTCTGGATGTTAGCCTTACTCCGTGTGAGCGAATCCAAGTCTCCGGCTATCCGAGAACCAAACTAGGGAAATATGCAAACTCTATTAGGGTAAACTTGCTTCCAATCCCAGAGAAGCTACACAGCAAAATCCAAGTTTGTGTTCACCGGAACGCTACAGTTAGAATGTGCCACTGTGAGAAACCTAATTGGAAAAATCTCCCGAAAGGGATCTGGAGCAGCTCTGTAATGTCTCCGTATGGTAAACAATACATTGATGTGAGATTCACTGGTAGTGGATATGAATCGTCTGGTGGTTCAAAGGTCACCATCAACGTTACagaggattttcaaaaatggcGAATCTTTTGTCTTGTGGCTGGACTCGTTGTGATCTTGTTAGCACCAGTTGTTAGCAGCTGGCTACCTTTTTACTATACGAGTTCTATGGCGGTTGGGGTTTTTCTAGTAGTTTTGATCATTATCTTCCAGGTTATGAGGCTGTTGCCTGCTGGGAGGAAGAATGTTATGTATCTTGCGTTATATGGATCTGTGGTTGGTGCTGGATCTTTCATTCTACATCAGTTCTCAATGATGGTGAATGTGATTCTTGTTAACTTTGGATTGAGTGAGGATATGTATAATCCGGTTGCTATAATTGTGCTTGTTGGGATAGTTATTACTGGAGCTGCTTTTGGATTCTGGACTGTGAGGAGATTTGTGGTTTCGAAAAACGGAGGAGGTGTGGATGCTAGTGTTGCTCAGTTTGTGAAATGGGCGATGCGTTCTGTTGCTGCTACGTTTATTTTACAGAGCAGTCTTGATATACCTTTGGCTATGGGAGCTTTTGTTTCTGCTTGCTTGATCGGTGTTGTTGTCAGCAAAGCGAAAAGAACTGTAGTTCAAAGTCTTTGGCTTTCTTCGACTGATGCTGGTGATGAGAGACGTCCAATTCATGGGAGAGCTGAGTTTCTTAGTCGTCCTGGAGGTGGACTGTGGAAGAGTGGTAAGAGTGTACCTTCATCTTCTGGCTCTCCTTCTTATGGTATGATGATCTCACCGTCTTCAGTTAACCGGAGGACACCGATCAGAGATCAGGAGTACTATTCTACATACCACAGGACGCCTAACCGGAAGAAGATGTCGAAGAGAGAGTATGACGAGTTGACGCAAGAGACGACACGGGAAGCAATGGCGGGTCTTGCAGCTTCTCCAGGATTCAGTGATTGGTTAGTTGAGCATGCTGACAGAATCAAGCTGCTTCCAACTGATAGCTATGATGACGAATTGGATAGCGAATCAGAATCAACCGGTGAACAATCCTGGACAGGTCTTTTCTGGTAG
- the LOC104757221 gene encoding uncharacterized protein LOC104757221 — protein MLMHWREFCSILQNRSNMSCKGDIVVGVEEGLFLLPSNLFNELFLDRIGPLPQRNIRGSYQNRKPRMWYTLNHYGSMDKPSKDAGAAKVKPRGTGVFLPERPVSSLEEKRLTKKPCPVVTSSHSRQVFLPKEWAY, from the exons atgctAATGCATTGGAGGGAGTTTTGTAGTATTCTTCAAAATCGTTCCAACATGTCTTGCAAAGGAGATATTGTGGTTGGTGTGGAGGAAGGATTGTTTCTTTTACCTTCAAACCTATTCAATGAACTCTTTCTTGATCGTATAGGTCCACTGCCacag AGGAATATAAGAGGTAGCTACCAAAATCGGAAGCCAAGAATGTGGTACACGTTGAACCACTATGGTTCCATGGACAAGCCAAGTAAGGATGCAGGTGCAGCAAAAGTTAAGCCACGAGGCACTGGAGTGTTTCTTCCCGAGAGACCAGTGAGTAGCTTAGAAGAGAAGAGACTCACGAAGAAGCCATGCCCTGTTGTCACCTCCTCTCATTCTAGACAAGTCTTTCTTCCCAAGGAATGGGCTTATTAG